The genomic stretch GTTATTAACATTGAGCATAGCAAAATAGATAAAGCTTTACAGATAACAACGCGCATCTTTATTGATGATTTTCAAAAAGTACTGGAAATGCGCTACGACCTAAAAGAAGAACTGACTACCGAAAAAAACACCAAAGAAGTAGAACAGTTAATGGAGAAGTATCTCAATAAGAAACTAAAAATTTGGGTTAATGGCGAATTGAAAACATTCGATTTTATCGGAAAAAAATACGAAGATGATGTCACTATTTGTTACTTAGAGATTAGTGGTGTTGCAGCGGTAAATTCACTCGAAATTGAAAACACTATTTTATACGAATTAGAAGAAGATCAACAGAATTTAGTACATGTAAAAATAGCAGATCGGCGCAAAAGTTTACTTTTGGTTAAAGAAAACGATAAAGGTTT from Kordia antarctica encodes the following:
- a CDS encoding DUF6702 family protein — translated: MKIQKLLVLFVAIPLLSFVTAHKFYVSVINIEHSKIDKALQITTRIFIDDFQKVLEMRYDLKEELTTEKNTKEVEQLMEKYLNKKLKIWVNGELKTFDFIGKKYEDDVTICYLEISGVAAVNSLEIENTILYELEEDQQNLVHVKIADRRKSLLLVKENDKGLLKF